Proteins from a genomic interval of Acetobacterium woodii DSM 1030:
- a CDS encoding alpha/beta hydrolase produces MKKQIMQIGTRQVSIFSGNNTDSDTIVYMHTSLNDGEQLASELEDVNAVIVTIDGVDWNRELTPWPAKRAFKGGKDFAGGADLYLKELTETLIPMIEERIGLAPSSRFLAGYSLAGLFSIYAIYKTNIFNRIGSISGSLWYDGFLEFMETNHPLLIPERVYFSIGDREKINRNQRFSVVEERTIQTKQQLQRLGSDTLFELNPGNHFDEAILRMAKGLRWICD; encoded by the coding sequence ATGAAAAAACAAATTATGCAAATTGGAACACGCCAGGTTTCAATCTTCTCTGGTAATAATACTGACAGTGACACCATTGTTTATATGCATACGTCTTTAAACGACGGCGAACAGTTGGCCTCGGAACTAGAGGATGTGAATGCGGTAATAGTGACAATTGATGGGGTGGATTGGAACCGCGAATTGACCCCCTGGCCTGCTAAACGCGCTTTTAAGGGAGGCAAGGATTTTGCCGGTGGCGCGGATCTTTATCTGAAAGAGCTAACCGAAACCCTTATTCCGATGATCGAAGAACGGATTGGGTTGGCGCCATCTTCCCGGTTTCTTGCCGGCTATTCGCTGGCTGGTTTATTTTCTATTTATGCCATATACAAAACCAATATTTTCAATCGGATTGGGTCGATCTCCGGCTCTTTATGGTATGATGGTTTCCTGGAGTTTATGGAGACTAATCACCCGTTGCTGATACCGGAGCGCGTGTATTTTTCCATTGGAGACCGAGAGAAAATTAATCGAAATCAGCGCTTTAGCGTTGTTGAAGAACGCACTATCCAAACCAAGCAACAATTGCAAAGGTTAGGATCAGACACATTATTTGAGTTAAATCCCGGAAACCATTTTGACGAAGCCATTTTGCGTATGGCCAAAGGATTAAGATGGATTTGCGATTGA
- a CDS encoding sensor domain-containing diguanylate cyclase yields the protein MLSNDAKAMINYVNEILNNKKLNHETPKIAESDADFMELDHSIRTIRDIAAAASNGDVFHNIQGSGFVLDSFKMFQKTFKLSNKEVLGNIVRSKKIIVKGKKLRPHGNHELITVKKKAKTIVESEERYRFMTDNACDIIATMDLSGNFTYISPSVEKITGYSQEEVLRNYRELGYFLPGVQKEMDRRREIIKEMIQNGEHFDPVNFEQRQVRKDGENIYTDTVVSGIYDDENKFIELLTVTRDITEKVKKRREIKRISETDKLTQLYNRVKLDNALENELNLAKEKALNFSLIMIDIDEFKEINDCFGHMAGDEVLVALSSLFKTCIRSTDIIGRWGGEEFLVILPDTNEHDAIELAEKIRRQVNEILFLNHEHITVSLGVSVYNQDITVDSVIYRADQALYRAKNNGRNQVQVL from the coding sequence ATGTTAAGTAACGATGCAAAAGCCATGATCAACTATGTTAACGAAATCCTAAATAACAAAAAATTAAATCATGAAACACCTAAAATAGCCGAAAGTGATGCTGATTTCATGGAACTGGACCACAGTATAAGAACCATCAGGGATATAGCTGCGGCAGCAAGCAACGGCGATGTATTTCATAATATTCAAGGCAGTGGATTTGTTTTGGACTCTTTTAAAATGTTTCAAAAGACATTTAAACTATCGAATAAGGAAGTACTTGGAAACATCGTCCGCTCCAAAAAGATTATTGTAAAAGGCAAAAAGCTACGTCCGCATGGCAACCATGAACTTATAACTGTCAAAAAAAAAGCTAAAACAATTGTCGAAAGTGAAGAAAGATATCGTTTTATGACAGATAATGCCTGTGACATTATTGCAACCATGGATCTATCGGGTAATTTTACCTATATTAGCCCGTCGGTTGAAAAAATAACCGGATATTCTCAGGAAGAAGTGCTGAGAAACTACCGAGAGTTAGGTTATTTTCTGCCGGGCGTTCAAAAAGAGATGGACCGAAGACGTGAAATTATAAAAGAAATGATACAAAATGGCGAACATTTTGATCCCGTGAATTTTGAGCAACGGCAAGTTCGCAAAGATGGTGAAAACATTTATACCGATACGGTCGTCTCCGGAATTTATGATGACGAAAATAAATTTATAGAGTTATTGACGGTCACCCGGGATATCACTGAAAAAGTTAAAAAACGCCGAGAAATTAAAAGAATTTCGGAAACCGATAAACTTACCCAACTTTATAATCGGGTAAAGTTAGATAATGCTCTGGAAAATGAATTAAATCTTGCTAAAGAAAAAGCACTGAACTTTAGTTTGATAATGATCGATATTGATGAGTTTAAAGAGATCAACGATTGCTTTGGACATATGGCCGGTGATGAGGTTCTCGTGGCGTTATCTTCGCTTTTCAAAACCTGTATCCGATCAACGGATATCATTGGCCGATGGGGAGGAGAGGAGTTTTTAGTGATTCTCCCAGATACCAACGAGCATGACGCAATAGAATTAGCAGAAAAAATCAGAAGACAAGTAAATGAGATCCTTTTTTTGAATCACGAGCATATCACCGTCAGTTTGGGTGTTTCAGTCTATAATCAGGATATTACCGTCGATAGTGTTATCTATCGGGCAGATCAGGCTCTTTATCGAGCGAAAAATAATGGTCGAAACCAGGTTCAAGTGCTGTAA
- a CDS encoding late competence development ComFB family protein translates to MLKNYMEDTVDAFLPHLLEKYPDLCRCELCIEDVKAIALNKLKPAYFVTHEGLLFSKIEEMTTQYRADLTSELTRAIEIVTKNPRHPKSIT, encoded by the coding sequence ATGTTAAAAAATTATATGGAGGATACGGTGGATGCTTTTTTACCCCACCTGCTTGAAAAGTATCCAGATTTATGTCGATGTGAACTCTGTATTGAAGATGTGAAAGCCATAGCTTTAAATAAGCTTAAACCAGCATATTTTGTTACTCATGAAGGATTGTTATTCTCAAAAATTGAAGAAATGACGACTCAATATCGTGCCGATCTGACAAGCGAATTAACTCGCGCGATCGAAATTGTGACAAAAAATCCGAGACATCCTAAATCAATTACATAA
- a CDS encoding aspartate kinase, whose protein sequence is MNIVVQKYGGTSVGSVERIQNVAKRIIEKKKNNHQIVVVVSAMGKTTDDLVKLAYAINPSPSKREMDRLLSTGEQISISLLSMALQSMGHDAISFTGPQIGIRTSGLHTKSRIEGIDTTKILDSLNEDKIVIIAGFQGVNDNDDVTTLGRGGSDTSAVALACVLDAPCEIYTDVEGIYGVDPRLYPAAKKLDSVSYEEMLEMASLGAGVMHPRAIELGSKYDTNIWVASSEFDVPGTIIKKGEKGMEGQSITGVAIDNDQIMITIRDIPFDMNITSHFFYQFANKSINIDMISQSAPIDGLINISFTAPSSDLNDANKILSAFQEKHPSIGVLINESISKLSVVGIGMRSQSGVAAKFFQLLADNDIQMLMITTSEIRISCIIKSKDKDIAVSATAEAFEL, encoded by the coding sequence ATGAATATTGTTGTCCAAAAATATGGCGGAACTTCAGTGGGGTCCGTCGAACGGATACAAAACGTTGCAAAACGAATTATTGAAAAGAAAAAAAATAATCATCAGATCGTGGTTGTGGTATCCGCGATGGGGAAAACCACCGATGATCTGGTAAAACTTGCCTATGCCATTAACCCTTCACCATCAAAACGGGAAATGGATCGGCTGTTATCGACGGGTGAGCAGATTTCCATTTCGCTGCTGTCGATGGCATTGCAGTCAATGGGACATGACGCCATTTCTTTTACCGGCCCACAGATTGGAATTCGAACCAGCGGACTTCATACAAAATCTCGGATCGAAGGCATTGACACCACCAAAATTTTAGACTCTTTAAATGAAGATAAAATAGTTATTATTGCTGGTTTTCAGGGTGTCAATGATAATGATGATGTAACAACATTGGGGCGCGGCGGATCAGATACCAGTGCTGTAGCACTGGCTTGTGTTCTGGATGCTCCTTGTGAAATTTACACCGATGTTGAAGGGATTTATGGTGTCGATCCACGATTGTATCCAGCTGCGAAAAAGTTGGATTCGGTCAGCTATGAAGAAATGTTGGAAATGGCAAGTCTTGGTGCTGGTGTAATGCATCCTCGGGCGATTGAGCTCGGCAGTAAATATGACACCAATATCTGGGTTGCTTCCAGTGAATTTGATGTACCTGGTACAATTATAAAAAAAGGAGAAAAAGGCATGGAAGGACAATCCATAACCGGCGTGGCAATTGATAATGATCAAATTATGATCACCATACGTGATATTCCCTTTGATATGAATATTACATCACACTTTTTTTATCAGTTTGCCAATAAAAGTATCAATATTGATATGATTAGTCAAAGTGCTCCAATAGATGGACTCATTAATATTTCATTTACGGCGCCATCATCCGATCTTAATGATGCGAATAAAATTTTATCGGCTTTTCAGGAAAAACATCCAAGCATTGGGGTGTTGATTAATGAAAGCATTTCCAAGTTATCTGTCGTTGGTATTGGTATGCGAAGCCAGTCTGGCGTCGCCGCTAAGTTTTTTCAACTTTTAGCGGATAATGATATTCAAATGCTGATGATCACCACCTCGGAAATACGAATTAGTTGTATTATCAAATCTAAAGACAAAGATATCGCCGTCAGTGCAACGGCTGAAGCATTCGAGCTATAG
- the dapB gene encoding 4-hydroxy-tetrahydrodipicolinate reductase, whose translation MINILLSGVSGAMGTTLQQIIAANPNTQVVAGFDHQEITTLPFPVYSDLKNCNEIVDVIIDFSHFAAFPSIFGFARSKKIPIVIATTGLSDENLMTIKEGAKEFPVFKTANLSLGINLIAKMLKEMVGKLESGFDIEIIEKHHNKKLDAPSGTALLLADAINDGLETKKDYIYGRYGRDAKRSENELGIHAIRGGTIAGEHSVIFAGNDEIIEVNHMALSKKVFAEGAVRAAQYLVGKEAGLYDMSMVVND comes from the coding sequence ATGATAAATATTTTACTCAGCGGCGTCTCCGGAGCCATGGGAACGACACTCCAACAAATCATTGCCGCTAATCCGAATACTCAGGTAGTAGCCGGGTTTGATCATCAGGAAATCACGACCCTCCCCTTTCCGGTTTATAGCGATCTAAAAAATTGTAATGAAATAGTGGATGTGATCATTGATTTTTCTCATTTTGCGGCATTTCCCAGTATTTTTGGTTTTGCGCGAAGCAAGAAAATTCCGATTGTCATTGCGACAACTGGTTTGTCGGATGAAAATTTGATGACAATTAAGGAAGGTGCCAAAGAGTTCCCTGTTTTTAAAACAGCTAACCTGTCGCTGGGAATCAATTTAATTGCAAAAATGCTCAAAGAAATGGTCGGTAAGCTGGAGAGCGGTTTTGACATCGAAATTATTGAAAAACATCATAATAAAAAGCTTGATGCCCCTAGCGGAACAGCCTTACTTTTAGCCGATGCCATTAACGATGGGCTAGAAACAAAAAAAGACTATATTTACGGTCGCTATGGCCGCGATGCCAAACGGAGTGAAAATGAGTTAGGCATTCATGCCATTCGCGGGGGGACCATTGCCGGCGAACATTCGGTAATTTTTGCCGGCAATGACGAAATAATTGAGGTCAACCACATGGCTTTATCAAAAAAAGTGTTTGCCGAAGGAGCGGTCCGCGCTGCCCAATACCTGGTCGGCAAAGAAGCCGGTCTCTACGACATGTCGATGGTCGTTAATGATTAA
- the dapA gene encoding 4-hydroxy-tetrahydrodipicolinate synthase — protein MSIFTGSCVALVTPFKNGQVDYERFHQLIDWHIEKKTDAILIAGTTGETSTLTDDEHLALLRDAGKYINGRVPYVAGTGSNDTAYSIMLSKEAEKAGADAALIINPYYNKSTQRGIIAHISAIANAITIPVIIYNVPSRTGMNITVNTIKELSKIPNVAAVKEASGDISQVTEIARVCGNDIDIYSGNDDQVLPILSVGGKGVISVSANIIPEDMHDLVASFMAGDLKKAQELQFKTNLINLAMFYETNPIPIKTAMGLMGLDSGEMRLPLVEMEDSNKEKLVADLKTYGLL, from the coding sequence ATGAGTATTTTTACAGGAAGCTGTGTTGCACTGGTTACCCCATTTAAAAATGGCCAAGTTGATTATGAACGTTTTCATCAACTGATTGACTGGCACATTGAAAAGAAAACCGATGCGATCTTAATTGCCGGAACCACTGGTGAAACTTCAACCCTTACCGATGATGAACATTTAGCGCTGCTTCGTGATGCTGGCAAATATATTAATGGCCGGGTGCCATATGTTGCCGGTACCGGCAGTAATGATACCGCTTATTCCATTATGCTGTCGAAAGAGGCGGAAAAAGCAGGTGCCGATGCGGCACTGATCATTAATCCTTATTATAATAAATCAACCCAACGAGGGATCATTGCGCATATATCTGCGATTGCCAATGCGATTACGATTCCCGTCATTATTTATAATGTTCCCAGCCGTACCGGTATGAATATCACGGTTAATACGATTAAAGAACTGAGTAAAATCCCTAATGTGGCAGCGGTCAAAGAAGCTAGCGGCGACATCAGTCAAGTGACTGAAATCGCTCGGGTTTGCGGCAATGATATTGATATTTACAGTGGTAATGACGATCAGGTGCTTCCGATTCTGTCAGTTGGTGGCAAAGGTGTGATCTCTGTGTCGGCCAACATCATTCCCGAAGACATGCACGATCTGGTTGCCAGCTTTATGGCCGGAGATCTGAAAAAAGCGCAGGAACTTCAATTTAAAACAAATTTGATTAATCTGGCGATGTTTTATGAAACCAACCCGATTCCAATTAAAACGGCAATGGGATTGATGGGCTTGGATAGTGGCGAAATGCGTCTTCCACTGGTCGAAATGGAAGATAGTAATAAAGAAAAACTGGTTGCTGATCTAAAAACATACGGTTTATTGTAG
- a CDS encoding aspartate-semialdehyde dehydrogenase, protein MKSYNVAVVGVTGMVGQKMLQVLAELEFPVNNLYPMASKRSAGKEIVFNGKPYVVQELCDEAFDQEIDIALFSAGGDTSARFSPVAASKGVIVIDNSSAFRMDPSVPLVVPEVNPEDLDWHKNIIANPNCSTIQAVVALKPLYDAFGINRIVYSTYQAVSGSGVKGYSDLENGIKGEENTFYPHPIAYNCLPHIDSFLDNGYTKEEMKMVNETQKILHDDSLRITATTVRVPVFYSHSESINVETKKAFELDAVRHLFTQAPGIILQDDPTNDLYPLARVAENTDEVYVGRVRRDFSVDNGLNLWVVADNIRKGAASNAVQIAFELIKRGLI, encoded by the coding sequence ATGAAATCTTATAATGTTGCAGTTGTTGGAGTCACCGGCATGGTTGGACAAAAAATGCTTCAGGTTCTGGCCGAACTTGAATTTCCGGTTAATAACCTGTATCCCATGGCATCAAAACGTTCTGCCGGAAAAGAAATTGTATTTAATGGAAAACCTTATGTTGTTCAAGAATTATGTGATGAAGCGTTTGATCAAGAGATTGATATTGCCTTGTTTTCAGCCGGGGGTGATACGAGCGCTCGGTTCTCACCAGTTGCCGCGTCAAAAGGTGTGATCGTGATCGACAACAGCAGTGCTTTTAGAATGGACCCAAGCGTTCCTTTGGTGGTTCCGGAAGTCAATCCGGAAGATTTGGACTGGCATAAGAATATCATTGCCAATCCTAATTGTTCGACCATTCAAGCTGTCGTAGCATTAAAACCTTTGTATGATGCCTTTGGCATCAATCGGATTGTATATTCTACCTACCAGGCTGTTTCCGGTTCGGGAGTGAAAGGTTATTCTGATCTGGAAAATGGAATTAAAGGTGAAGAAAATACTTTTTATCCCCATCCGATTGCATACAATTGCCTACCACATATTGATTCGTTTTTAGATAATGGCTATACCAAAGAAGAAATGAAGATGGTGAATGAAACGCAGAAAATTCTACACGATGACAGCTTGCGCATCACCGCCACCACGGTTCGTGTACCGGTTTTTTACAGCCATAGTGAAAGTATCAATGTTGAGACAAAAAAAGCTTTTGAACTGGATGCTGTACGGCATCTATTTACGCAGGCACCGGGAATCATTCTCCAGGATGATCCCACCAATGATCTCTATCCGTTAGCTCGGGTTGCTGAAAATACCGATGAAGTTTATGTTGGTCGTGTCCGCCGCGATTTTAGTGTTGACAATGGCCTGAACCTTTGGGTGGTTGCCGACAATATTCGCAAAGGCGCCGCATCAAATGCTGTTCAAATCGCTTTTGAACTGATTAAACGAGGATTGATTTAG
- a CDS encoding DUF1858 domain-containing protein, whose translation MKVTKDMGILDAVNAYPDSVNVFQAYGMHCFGCMAARFESIEAGAIAHGIDVDALIRSINDALDAVDLTKN comes from the coding sequence ATGAAAGTAACAAAAGATATGGGCATATTAGATGCTGTTAATGCATATCCGGATTCAGTCAACGTATTTCAGGCGTATGGCATGCATTGTTTTGGCTGTATGGCGGCACGTTTTGAAAGTATTGAAGCAGGTGCAATTGCGCATGGTATTGATGTTGACGCTTTAATAAGATCAATTAATGATGCGTTAGACGCAGTTGATTTAACTAAAAATTAA